From a single Brassica rapa cultivar Chiifu-401-42 chromosome A01, CAAS_Brap_v3.01, whole genome shotgun sequence genomic region:
- the LOC103828941 gene encoding glutamyl-tRNA reductase 1, chloroplastic has translation MAVSNALVGCPKLETLLNLSSTSTLQTPLGLIGVPRNNNRTRRGLIHRARCELSPSDSATISALEQLKNSAPDRYTKERSSIVVIGLSIHTAPVEMREKLAIPEAEWPRAIGELCGLNHIEEAAVLSTCNRMEIYVLALSQHRGVKEVTEWMSKTSGIPVSEICQHRFLLYNKDATQHIFEVSAGLDSLVLGEGQILAQVKQVVKVGQGVNGFGRNISGLFKHAITVGKRVRTETNIAAGAVSVSSAAVELALMKLPESSLASARMLIIGAGKMGKLVIKHLVAKGCNKMVVVNRSEERVTAIREEIPGVEITYRPLDEMLASAAEADVVFTSTASESPLFLKEHVETLPPASPEIGGVRLFVDISVPRNVGSCVNEVETARVYNVDDLKEVVAANKEDRLRKAMEAQTIIAEESNQFEAWRDSLETVPTIKKLRAYAERIRMAELEKCMSKMGDDINKKTTRAVDDLSRGIVNRFLHGPMQHLRCDGSDSRTLSETLENMHALNRMYGLEKDILEEKLKAMTSGQQK, from the exons ATGGCGGTTTCAAATGCCTTGGTGGGTTGCCCAAAGCTTGAGACTTTATTGAATCTATCGTCTACGTCTACTTTGCAAACACCATTGGGTCTCATTGGTGTTCCGAGGAACAACAACAGAACCAGACGTGGTCTCATCCATAGAGCACGTTGCGAGCTTTCTCCGTCTGATTCTGCAACCATCTCTGCTCTCGAACAACTCAAGAACTCTGCACCCGACA GATATACAAAGGAGAGAAGTAGCATTGTGGTGATTGGTCTCAGCATTCACACAGCTCCCGTTGAGATGCGTGAGAAGCTTGCTATCCCTGAAGCTGAATGGCCCCGAGCTATTGGTGAATTGTGCGGTTTGAATCACATCGAAGAGGCTGCTGTCCTCAGTACTTGCAACCGTATGGAGATTTATGTTTTGGCTCTTTCTCAGCACCGTGGAGTCAAAGAAGTCACTGAATGGATGTCTAAG ACAAGTGGAATCCCAGTTTCGGAGATATGTCAGCACCGTTTTCTGCTGTACAACAAGGACGCTACGCAGCACATATTCGAAGTCTCAGCTGGTCTTGACTCTCTCGTCCTGGGAGAAGGTCAGATCCTTGCACAGGTGAAACAAGTCGTGAAAGTTGGTCAAGGAGTGAATGGCTTTGGGAGGAACATCAGCGGCCTGTTCAAACACGCCATAACAGTTGGGAAGCGTGTCAGAACAGAGACAAACATCGCTGCTGGggctgtgtccgtcagctcagCAGCCGTCGAACTTGCCCTGATGAAGCTTCCGGAATCTTCACTCGCGTCAGCTAGGATGTTGATCATCGGGGCAGGGAAGATGGGGAAGCTTGTAATAAAGCATTTGGTAGCCAAAGGTTGCAACAAGATGGTGGTGGTCAACAGAAGCGAAGAGAGAGTTACAGCCATACGCGAGGAGATCCCTGGCGTTGAGATTACGTATCGTCCTCTCGATGAGATGCTAGCTTCTGCTGCTGAAGCGGATGTTGTTTTCACCAGCACAGCCTCTGAGTCGCCATTGTTCTTGAAGGAGCACGTGGAGACTCTCCCTCCTGCTTCTCCGGAGATCGGAGGAGTCAGGCTTTTTGTTGACATCTCTGTTCCGAGAAACGTGGGGTCTTGTGTCAATGAAGTGGAGACCGCGCGGGTTTACAATGTGGACGACCTCAAGGAAGTAGTTGCGGCCAATAAAGAAGACAGGTTGAGGAAAGCGATGGAAGCTCAGACCATAATCGCAGAGGAATCTAACCAGTTTGAAGCGTGGAGGGATTCGCTAGAGACGGTTCCTACCATCAAGAAGTTGAGAGCTTATGCAGAGAGAATCAGAATGGCGGAGCTGGAGAAGTGCATGTCCAAAATGGGAGATGACATCAACAAGAAAACGACGAGAGCTGTTGATGACTTAAGCCGAGGAATCGTGAACAGGTTCTTACATGGTCCAATGCAGCATTTGAGATGTGACGGGAGTGACAGTAGAACGCTGAGCGAGACCCTTGAGAATATGCATGCTTTGAACAGAATGTACGGTCTCGAGAAGGACATTTTGGAGGAGAAGCTCAAGGCAATGACATCGGGACAACAGAAGTGA